From a single Rosa rugosa chromosome 7, drRosRugo1.1, whole genome shotgun sequence genomic region:
- the LOC133721078 gene encoding membrane steroid-binding protein 2-like, whose protein sequence is MGIYEVVMEEITVYTGLSPAAFFTIAGMMVVVYRYVTGMFVAPEDYNKPPVVSSANSELANKYFNPTTATTPSSIQVGDMTEQELRGYDGSDPNKPLLMAIKAQIYDVSSSRNFYGPGGPYAMFAGRDASRALALLSFKPQDINGNIDGLGPDELQILQDWEDKFVEKYLKVGRLLNRDPVPQPTQETRQT, encoded by the exons ATGGGGATATACgaggtggtgatggaggagataaCGGTGTACACGGGGCTATCACCGGCGGCGTTTTTCACAATCGCTGGGATGATGGTCGTCGTTTACAGATATGTTACCGGAATGTTTGTGGCTCCCGAAGATTACAACAAGCCTCCGGTGGTGAGTAGTGCTAATTCGGAATTGGCGAACAAGTATTTCAATCCCACGACCGCCACGACACCAAGCTCAATCCAAGTCGGGGATATGACGGAGCAAGAGCTTAGAGGATATGATGGGTCTGACCCCAATAAGCCCCTTCTCATGGCCATCAAAGCTCAGATCTACGACGTCTCCTCCTCCAG GAACTTCTATGGTCCTGGTGGACCGTATGCAATGTTTGCTGGAAGGGATGCTAGCAGAGCCTTGGCTCTTCTGTCTTTCAAACCCCAAGACATAAACGGAAACATCGATGGTCTCGGTCCCGACGAGCTTCAGATTTTACAGGACTGGGAAGATAAATTCGTTGAAAAATATCTCAAGGTTGGACGGCTGCTTAACCGTGATCCTGTGCCACAACCAACACAAGAGACTAGACAAACTTGA
- the LOC133723634 gene encoding chaperone protein dnaJ 72: MGDHYSVLGLTRNASKEEIKEAFRKLAVKLHPDKHSHSSKAVRDTATLRFKQASEAYQVLIDDRKRADYNFRTSSASYSRTSSSSSGYGYGYSRNNRNYASASTPSSFDSLLRYVTTRAFLLNVSVAGALLGGVGVVNMGWDALWKIRNSGKSFEEAMESVEKAKAHKEKL, translated from the exons atgggtgatCACTACTCGGTATTGGGTCTGACAAGGAATGCGAGcaaagaagaaattaaagaggCGTTCAGGAAGCTGGCGGTGAAGCTGCACCCAGACAAGCATTCCCATTCTTCTAAGGCGGTGAGGGACACCGCCACCCTCCGATTCAAGCAGGCCTCCGAAGCCTATCAGGTCCTCATCGACGATCGCAAGCGCGCCGACTACAATTTCCGAACCTCATCCGCTTCCTATTCCcgaacctcctcctcctcctccggttacggttacggttatAGTAGAAATAACCGCAATTATGCTTCTGCTTCTACACCCTCCAGCTTTGACAGTCTGCTTCGCTATGTCACCACGCGTGCCTTCCTTCTCAACGTCTCCGTCGCAGG GGCTCTATTAGGTGGCGTGGGCGTCGTTAATATGGGATGGGATGCCTTATGGAAGATACGTAATTCTGGG aAATCATTTGAAGAAGCGATGGAATCTGTTGAAAAGGCCAAAGCACATAAAGAGAAGCTGTAG